TAGCTTACCactaaaatgttacaaaataacctaaaaataaatgtatgaCCATCTACAAAAATTATCAAGAATTACAAAACATCTTAAAACATGCCTTCCTGATATTTATTACTATGTCTAACATGACTACAGTTTCAAAACTAAGGTAATCAGCATCTGAATTAAAGCCCGGAGTGAGCTCTTCAAGCTCACTCCGGGTTTTAATTGAGCTCGGGGTGAGCGCGATGAGCTCTTCGATTGGTGTGATTGAGATTCATCTCAATCACACCAATTGAAGCTCGGAGAGCTCATCCATGGCAGTGAAGATTACAGCTACATGAAGGTCATCTAGGGAGCTGAGCACACTATGATAAAACAAGTTATTGTTGAAGGTACAACCTTATGACGCGCAAGCATTTTATCAAATACTGGTTAGATTATCAGACCTAGGCCCATTTGATGAACATGCACAATGGTGAGGTTAGTGCAACTCTGCTATGAATCAGGAGTGGCTAAACAAGCAACTGCAATACAGTGTGAAACCAATATCTTAAAACACTTTACATCAGGTTTTACCTGCAGCTCTCATTCAAGTCTCACCACCATCTATACTTATAATTACCTATATCTATATCATCTATACCTATACACACCTAACTCAGCTCttgttatataacatatttgtGTATTCCATTATTTTGGCCAGAAAATATCTTGTATACCTTAAGAATCTGTATACTTTGCACATTTAGAGCAACCCGAAACCCTTACTAGCctatatctataataatatcCCTTATAACTAAAGGCAATAGTCTGGAGAAGGAGGGAAGACTCCAGCACACTATAATAATATCCCTTATAACTAAAGGCAATAGTCTGGAGAAGGAGGGAAGACTCCAGCACACTATAATAATATCCCTTATAACTAGAGGCAATAGTCTGGAGAAGGAGGGAAGACTTCAGCACACTATAATAATATCCCTTATAACTAAAGGCAATAGTCTGGAGAAGGAGGGAAGACTCCAGCACACTATAATAATATCCCTTATAACTAAAGGTAATAGTCTGGAGAAGGAGGGAAGACTCCAGCACACTATAATAATATCCCTTATAACTAAAGGTAATAGTCTGGAGAAGGAGGGAAGACTCCAGCACACTATAATAATATCCCTTATAACTAAAGGTAATAGTCTGGAGAAGGAGGGAAGACTCCAGCACACTATAATAATATCCCTTATAACTAGAAGTAATAGCATAGAGAAGAGAGCTGGGAAGATTTCAGCGCATACGCTTTCATGATCTTCAGGGCCATCACACTCTTCCTTAGCTTATCCAGGTTCTCTTCTTGTTTATGTTTCTGCTGCAGTGAGAACTGGAGATAGTCAATGGCTGTAGAGAAATAAATACAAATTGGTCACAAGGTTCGCATACACATTGTAACAATTGCGCCGCTGGTAGGTTTTCTTAATATGCCGGAGTGAAAGGGCACTCGCTACAGAAAGTTCctgctatttttatttaagttaTTATTTAGCAATTTTGTGCTTGAAACGAACACAATAATATACAACAGAAATTTATGAAAAGTCGTAAAACTTATCACaatgtaacaaaatattttcataatatttcTAACGAAAAGCGAATGCCAAAGAAATGTATCAGCGAATAGTCATGATTATATATTAAACAGAATAGATTTCTAGCAAAAGGTGTCATTTTAAAATAGATTTACTTTTAATAGAACagttttattgttgtattataacAATACTGTGCAATAgaataacacaaaaataaagaCATCGAATTTTGACTCACCTACTGGACTAAAATTAGAATTAGttcaatttcaattttattgGAACAATTTTATTCCAACACCACTGGAACCAGTGTTAACAATGTTAATTCGAACATTAACCTGATAGTGATGGAATCAGTGTTAGCTATGTTCATCCTACCATCCTACTACTAATCACAAAACTATTACACAGTTTAGCATGAAACGTTATTATAAAGTATAGCCTGAGagtcacatacatgtagaatataGTTTTAGTAATTTGCTAATGTTGTGAATAGGCACAGAAACTAGAGGAAATTTTGGCAAAACTCACTGTTTGCCAGCACCTCTCAACAAATACATACTAATGCTAGAAGCttacatttttgtaaaattgtgGCTTTGCTAAGTTTGCTAGAACCGATGCTGTCCGCTTGCTGACACGTTGGGACAACTCGTTGAAGCTCTTCATAGCCTTTCTTTATCGCGTCGCGCCTCTTCTGCTCTGCAAATGTGTGTGCCTCTCGTCGGCGGTCCTTGTAACTGACAGTTGATCTCGTGTCactgtcatcatcatcatctacATTCATCATACAATCTTCcgttagaataataataatcaagCGAGttacaaaaatgtgtttaaaattaaatacaatacGTATTTACTAAATCTCTAGTAATAGGAGAAgctacattttttttaaatgactaCACACAACAGGGTAATTTTGTTGGGAGTAATAGCATCCCATGAAAACCTCTACACTGTCAGTAGTTTCTGAAACTTAATCTTTTAGTCACATAGGTTACATTCTCTTCAAGGatgtttttgtaaaacttgCTTTCATTTCCAATTTAGAAACCAATGCCATGAAGATAGATTTGCTTTGAATAGCAGGGTTTTATTTGTATATGTTTAAAGTCTTTAGCAAACTTTAGCTTTAATTGTTTTGCATGGGCTAACAATTGAATTATGGGTAACAATTGAATTATGGGTAACAATTGAATTATGGTCTATCAATTTTAACAGTGCCTAAAACTGTAGTAAAGAGTTTTCTCAAACTAAGTTATgctaatataaaaatttaaacaagtttttctACAGGTAAATAATCGTAATTTGGTTTTGTGATTATCTGCAGTATAATTTTGAGATAGTAACCACATTTTCAAGAAAAACTAAAACTTCTCATGTAATACTCTTCCAATATAAATATTGGAAGATATTAGaaataaataacatatatatgcatgtatctataaacagtaggcgctcctacaacgtaaagaATCCGTTCAAGGAACATTTgcgttatgtggaatttacatgataagaacagtaaaatatctGTTAATGGCCTAATCCATTAcgagatctttccaaactcaaccctttggccatgcaaaaaggaaaaacttgacttaactcttgtaatttgtgggctgtaccgtaacagCCTACGGTATTATtgggctgctgttattattgcagtattatttgtttgtatcaacaacttttctttttatgatcaatctcactggttttatagaccatgattgcggtaattttacaacaagttgatggggactgcacattttcgactttcatttacaacgattcgcttattttttctagacaacaaagtctattctgcaaagcaaaactaatagcaaatattttgtatgtcaacaacaaggcaaaacaacaaaatatttttactataaaaaccagttttacCTGTTCgtcatctatctgtatccaggggtcaaggttagaataaaagagaAGTTTTAACAAtattccaactcgtgacattaagATTGGTAAACTAGCGCTGTAAGACCTGCGCCAATCGatcacctttgtatttatgaacaattacgCAGCTATCCTATTATCCTTTTTGTCATCCCATTTAACGACTAGAATGTCGcgagttatatataatagatataatgttATATGGAACAGCGCTTTTTTCCAAAAGTGCGGCAAAATAAtctaacattcaaatcaaatgtGAAAACTTGTCCGATCTGacgctttacattatatggaactttttacgtagtacgaagcaaaaacttcacacatttttttacgttatctgaaatttatgctatctggaatttacgttataggagaaatacgttataggagaaatacgttataggagaaatacgttataggagaaatacgttataggagaaatacgttataggagaaatacgttataggagaaatacgttataggagaaatacgttataggagaaatacgttataggagaaatacgttataggagaaatacgttataggagaaatacgttataggagcgtctactgtatataaatctcaaagtttttctgtctgtctgtctgtccagttatagcaataaggttttaacaatgaaaaatcaccttcgtactgaatttgaactcacgacaatCTATTAGTCTCGCAAATCTGCTAACAATCGTGCATAACCACATGACTAAGCGGTGCTTATAAAACCCATCGCTctcaccatatactgtacatccctTTTGCGATTGCACACGCTGAGTTATTAATTAACATAGGGCACTCTCGGGTTACGCTGCCCTGTTCTAAGATTtttttttcgccttacgatgcatGGAGCATAATGGTTTTTCGTCGCAGCCATATGACAACGAAACTTTTTAGACTGTTTTTCTGCCATACGACACAAACAAAGcagcgttattcgttataagttatagcaaataAGAAACCAAAAACAGGTAAGTATTACAATTTTAGCCTataacaaagttgaagtttagtaaaatacatactaaaactcagttttaggtatgtgtttagtaagctaaattcatttaagttaaaaagtcaacatttttgttatatgtctgtctcaaaggtaaaaactccccacggtacgtactgcacgtagtacattgttatgttacattttcttgcagatcataaccactaaagttactgtagttaactatagttacttaagTTAAGATATTGTTTTgtcactaatttttaatatgtacagaacataaataaaattttgaggatttttaccaggggacatttgcattagataattactatgggtttctataccactctatacaacATTCTCGCTAATTGAACCTCGCAAAAagccggaaatagaagttcacgaaaatgcaaaaaagcattatgtttcatagagttaatagaactCATAGAGTTCCCAATAATACGTCATTGAGCATGTGCATacgttatacagtatatgatagtGCCTTTATGATAAATGTCATTTAGCGACTTTAGCATGTGCATACGTTATGCGGTATATGATAATCTGTTTGATCAGTATGCCTTGCGTAGCTCAGTGGTATAGCTGGTGGTTAAAAAAACTTGCGGAcgcaatctccgtgagttcaaattcatccGGACgcgaaattttaattccaagattttaatagctatagctggacatacttaAGGACAGATGATAGaaaacagacgacaaactttgagaaatatatatatagactgagAGAGTTAGTAAAGCATGTTGTATTCTTATCTCTTATCTTATCTTATCTTATATGTGTAAATGTTTAATTGACTTTAATGCAAAAGAATAATTAATGAACCTTAATTAATTACTTGATTAATTAATGACCTTGGCCTAGTTGCCAGCAGGAGTTCACTGTAAAAACACAAGCGCATTAAGTCTTCCTTTTCAATTCTTCACGTCAAAAGTGATTAACTCTGTCTAGTCCAAAAGGAAAAATCGTCCATAAAAAGGTAGAATAGCCTTACTGTCACTGTTGTGCACGGAAGAAGGTGGAGAGCTGAAGTGGCTATAAAAAGAGTTCGTGGCACCCACTCTAAAACCGCTTTTGCTCTCATCCTCTGCATTTGTCTTAAACATGTTGAATTCtgactaaaattagtaaaagtcatTTAGCAAAGACAAGCAATAAAGACTAACAAAATCTTTCGCATAGATGGTCTGTAGCCCCTATGGGCAAAACATCAACCTTGCTGCCTCAACAATGGTGCAACAGAGCGTGGCATATTTTTCAGAAACACTATTTTCTAGAGGTTCTTTAATTTTGGTAACaatttgttaaatgaagtcTTTTGACAAAGCTACACTTCAAAttttatttctgtcattttCTACGTGAATTTGGCAGGTGCAAAATTGAATAAGGAAGGGTATTATTGAAGTGACTAGGAACTCGACATATTCCAGCAACAGTACTATTTATTGTATAAAAGCAGTTTTATATTTTGCTTGTTgatatatttggagttgttcacTCATGCATACAATTTTTCATGTCATATATCACATAATGCTTGGAATAACATTGCGCAGTCTCTCATGACCAGAGGCGTTGTTTAGAAATAAAGTGCGTCCggttaaaaaacaatcacagcAAAACTACATCATTGAAGTGGCATGGAACCCTACAGGTAACAGTACTACTTAAGTAACACGGAACCCATGTTACTTGTAATGTGAAGTTTAATGTTACTTTACATGTTACATGTAAAGGTAGCATGTAACAGTACTGGTAAAGAGACATGAAACACAAAGCTCAGCAGTTTACTACCACTGAAATGACATggaactttaaaggttgacttgcaacaaaattcacattacagttatttggtatcaaaagattcaccatgtcttactctgctgtgttggaggtgcaaaaatatgtggaaatgtgattaaaagctcttaaaagctcaaaaacgaacagttaattgctgCTATCACGAGACTGCCATAGactagaatctctttccaaaacggctcaaatgtgatgtagttgtacaagatggcttctgtttacactttcacgcaacctcgttcgtcaaaatattttcacaaatatacttcatgcattcaataaaaccatgtctattgttcttacgcatctatttcatcgtcattgtaatgctgtcacttacagaactgatatcttatataacctaccgtgaaaattcgtttaattttttaaccttagctcgaaggagtacatatcgttgtctgataaacatgacgagctgttggtcacctgtgataatagaaaaatgctgcagcaattattcgcgaagtatgggtcacatgatcagattacgactagccGATTAGACctagccgaaacaaaactgtaaagtagcgagcatctatacctatttgatacggggtcttcggtaaacctgaagtgtttgtcataaactagtgctccgttttatattgagccttttattggcctttcaatttacgtgagaacatcatgtgacaaaacaataaccaaatgtaatgactacgccagagaaataaactgattccaatctacggcggttttgtgatggttgcgatcaactgttcatttttgagcttttaagagcttctaattacatttccacatattttgcacctacaacacagcagagtaagacatggtgaattttttgataccaaataactgtaatgtgaattttgttgcaagtcaaattTTAAGAATAATGATTTTTGGTCCTTACATATAGGCACGCAGGTGTAGGTGATGTGATATGAAGGAGTCATGAAGTGTTGGCACAAGTGAGTGGTTGATGCAGGTGCAAGAGTTGCTTTGCAAAGCAAAATGGTAATGAAGAGAGTTAAGTGATGAGGGAAATGGTAGCAATCATTTGCTAGGCACTGAAATCATAATGGTAGTGAAAATAGAATTATTGGCAGAAGCTTTGAATTTTCCAACTCAAGAAAAACTATGCGGAAAATTAATGATGAAGCCTGAAAATGGTGTAGTGTTTGAAGGTTAATAATAAGTATATTGAACTTATGTTTAATACTGCAGCAGAAGTTTCAACAGTATCTGAAACAATACTGAAGATTGGAGTTGCAAATAGGGAAGCCATTGAGGGCTTTAAAAAATGTTGATGGTAGAGGGGGTAGTGAAGACGAGAGTGAGCCATTCAGCAGTTTACAGCTGAAATGCAGCTAAGCAGAGTGCAATGATGTGTTGAAAAGGCGGTCCATATAGAAAATCCAAACAGAAGTTAAGAGTAGCGCAACAAGAAGAGGTAGGTAACTCAGATGAGCGAGATGAATAAAAAAAGGCTAGTGTCTGAGGAGATTTTCGTGAAGCAACTTTAGGCCAGTTGCGTCGCAAATTGAATTGCTTGACAAATCTGGTCTCACAGAAA
The genomic region above belongs to Watersipora subatra chromosome 1, tzWatSuba1.1, whole genome shotgun sequence and contains:
- the LOC137402786 gene encoding max-like protein X, with protein sequence MSEFNMFKTNAEDESKSGFRVGATNSFYSHFSSPPSSVHNSDNDDDDSDTRSTVSYKDRRREAHTFAEQKRRDAIKKGYEELQRVVPTCQQADSIGSSKLSKATILQKSIDYLQFSLQQKHKQEENLDKLRKSVMALKIMKANYQHIVKMHETSDPIREDQLPDELKFRVFQQMMDNLFLSFNSSISVSNFAELSASAFNWLEEFCKPQILSKIARASLHHATIDYRTQ